The DNA window tcctctcctcttccttttctgagcTGGTTCCCAAGCCGCCTGCCCCAGAGCCTGGATTTCCTTCCTAAAACCTTCTACCCCTCTTATCCAGAGCTGTGGAGGGTGTCAGTCCCGGGGAGAGAGGAAGCTGGGCTTTGCTGTCGGTCTTAAATCAGATCGCTGCCATCTCTTGGCCTTGGCCCACGTCAGATGCCACACATGCAGCTGCTCCTTCAGGGGGACGCAGCCCTTCCCCGGCGTGCCGCAGCCATGCAAACAGCGGTGGACGGCAGCGCCATCTCTTAGAGCAGACACCTGGCGGGATACGGTCCTGATGccccagtgggggcagccccGAGCAGCAGCCTCGTGCCTCTCCTAAGAGGACCCCTCCGGTTGGCGTGTGGTGTCAGcatgctgtgtgtgtgtgcagcactCCTGGTCTACTAATGTGAATTCCAGCAGCAAGTTCTTGTGTCtgtttttgtctgtatttttttcgTTTAATAAGGTTGACTGCCTTCAGCCAGTGGCAAAAGAGGAGCCTCCTCCACCAGCCACCAAATTCCAGTCCATCGGGGTACAGGTAGAGGACGAGTGGCGGTAAGTGAAAGACGCAAGCTTTTgtagtttcctttcttttaaattgcGCTTCCCCCACTTTTGCTTAggccttttccccttctttgttCCAATATGAGTGGTGTTGAATGGGGGCCCATGGAGAGCTCTTCTTCCACAGCACACACCCACTGCAAAAAACACTTGTTCTGCAAACAGCCAAATCGATGGGAGTTtgaaatttagaggaaaaaaaaaaaaaagcccaagatgTAATTATAGATGTGCGTCAGTCCTCTCGTCTGAACGGCCTATTGCAGTAAGCAGGCAACCTTATAATTCTGTCTGTCTGAATGTGTggcgtgtgtttgtgtgtgaggaggggcagggcgggcagggtgAGGCTCAGCTGCAGGCGTAATAACCAAACGCGTTTCACTGTCTGTGTGAGGCCAGCCAGGTCGAGTTCTgctatttaatttctgctttttttttttttttggtctctctaGAAACAGCCACTCTCGCAGCATGTCCTCCAAACAGGACACAGACTCTGACACGCAGGAACCTAGTAACTCTAGCTGTAAATCATCTGAGAGAAGCCTCGCTGAGTGCCCCCAACACAACAACTCCGTTGGTGTTGATGCCACTACCAGGCAACCAGCCAAGCCCTCACAGATTAAGAGAAACCTCTCCTATGGAGAAAACAATGACCCAGCCCTGgagccttcctctctccctcctcctgaccCCTGGCTTGAGACGTCCTCCACCTCGCCATCAGAACCCACGCAGCCAGGGGCCTGCCGGCGGGACGGGTACTGGtttctgaagctgctgcaggcagaaacAGAGCGGTTAGAAGGCTGGTGCCGCCAGATGGACCAGGAGACCAAAGAGAACAATCTCTCTGAAGAAGGTAGGTATGGTCAGCCTTCGGACACGAGACTGGAGCAGCCTAGAGGCTCCTCCCTCCCGAAAGAGTTGTGACCAAGTATTGAATCAGGTTTCTGCAGTTAAATTGCTGATAGCCTACGGAGAGAGAGAACGTGGAGATGAGTGTGGGACAAGGaacaggtttgtttttgtttttttttctcctctagcgTAATACTGTGATGCAGCATGGAAGACTTTCAGGGGATGGTGCAGCTTCTGACCATTCAAAACTGCTAACAGCTTAAATGGATTGCTTTCGGGGAGGCTGTGGGATCTTTCTCCCTGCCTAACCCGTTGTACTCCGGCGGGCAGGTGGAAGTTTAGTTGGCAGCGGGGCAGAATGAACGTGACTTCTGAGCTGCTTTGATCTGTTGAGTCGGTACACTTGTCCTCACGGCAAAGAGGAGGTTTCTTCATATGGGAAAGCTTCCCTGAATTTGTGCTAAATACCCCAGAAGCGCGTGCACAGGGAATACAAGGCCGCTTGGTTTTACTGGGTTCCGTCCCAATTAGGCTTGTTCCGTTATTTTCAAATGAGTTGGCAAAACCTGCGCTGCTTGCAGATGGTGTGTACAGAGTGACAGAAGTAGGTGACTAGGCTGCAGAGGGCAGGATCTTTGGTTTGAGTCTGGCTGATGacgacctttttttttttttttttttttttgatacctgCGAAAGGTGAAATAATGGTGAGACTCGGTCGTAGCTCGCTGTCACGGCTAGGGCTCGGGGGAGCTCATCTCTAATCCTATTGCACTAAGATGCCGCGCTAGCTGCAAACCGGACAGGCAGTGCCAGGGCTCTCCCTGCCTTGGGGGATGCCCTTGTTTCGCTTGTGGCAAGAAAAGACACCAAGACTAGTGTGGCATTGTATCTGTGACCTCCAAAAGCAGTTTCCTAGTAGGTTCTGTAACAGAGAACCTGGTGAGTACAGAAGGGCGCCCAGTTTACGCTTGTCCCACCGAGATCTATAAACAGGAGGTGCAGCAGCAgaccagggaggagaaggggaatcAGTTCATCCCTGTTCATGGTGCAGTTGCACACGCTGTGCGTCTCTCAACCCTACCTTTGGAAGGGAAAAGCCTGTACGGTGTTTTTTCCGTTAATGGGCAGAGGAACGTTGCCATACCCAGAGGCTTCTTGAAAAACCCACTAAGAGCAGCATAAAGTCCTGGGTTATTAAAAGCCCCAGCCTGCCAGCAAATCCCTTCCTAGTAAATGGAAGCTGGAGACGGTTCTCCTGCCCCTTGCTGCCTTCACCTCGTGCACGAGTGGAAGAGCCGGTTGTGATCTGCCGGCAGATCTGTTCGCTGAGGCTGCGCTGGCGGCATGTCTGATGGGCTGAAGGCAGTTTACGTTTTGCAGGTTCTGCAAACTCTGATGTAGTGTCCTCGGTCTGGCCTGCTTTTGACCTGCTCTAGAAGGAGCAGTAAGAGGTGGCAAAGACACCTGTAGATTCGAGTTTCAATACTTCTCTTCCTGAGAGCAGTTACTTCCTTGGGGGGTCTCTGAAACTCCTTTTCTAATGAATCAAGAGTGATTCTTTGCTCCAGAAACACCTGAGTTCATTGCTGCGTTTCATATTCTGTTCAACTgaggtctttttcttttatttttctcccccccctaGTCTTAGGAAAAGTCCTGAGCGCAGTGGGCAGTGCACAGTTACTAATGTCACAGAAGTTCCAGCAATTCCACGGCCTCTGTGAACAAAACTTGGTGAGTCTGGATCTCTTTCTCCtgattttggggaggggaggtgtaTCTATTTCAACGGCGCGACGGGAATGTGATCGGGTGTTTTACAGCCTACTGTCACTGTAAAAACGAAAGCCAATGCAGCGGTAGCCTACAGCCTGAGCACCGTGCCAGGACGGATAAATGCCGACTTAAAACAGCAGCTGAGCAGTGGGAGGCTGGGCGCTTCACCCTCCCTTCTGAATAGGCAGTTCTCGGGCTGCGCTCCGCTCAAGGCGGGTGTTCGCAATTCCTTTCGGTGCTTCCATGAGGACGTTTGAACCGCTGATCGGGGCGCGCTGAGTACACCAAGTCTCTCTGTGGGCCTGAATGGTCAGGCAGCCATACTGCTCCGTGTCCTGGAAACTACCTCTTTCCTGTTACTTCTAAAGGGCTTTTTGAGGTGAACCACCGAGGTTTCATCAAAGAGGGGGGAATGTTTGAAAAGCCTGCCGTTCTTCCGCACACGTGCTTGGTTTGCACGTAGATTATGTGGATGGTAAAACCGTCCCAACAGGATTGTCCCTCGTTCGCTCCCTCACCAAGCGCTGTTTGAATCGGATCCCTTCAAATGTAGTGCGAGGGTTTGCCCTCGCTGAGAGCGGAACGGGGCTAACGTGGGGATGGGTGGCGACCCCTGTTTTGGTTTTCCCCCCAAGCTTTATCGTGgtatggattttttattttttttttttttttttgcaaacttcCTCAGAGGTGATTTCCCCTTTACTTGGCGGGGAAAAAAACCTTAGAGAAGCTcgtgaaggaggaggggaaggggtgaGGCGCTGAGCGTCCACTTGCTCGTCTCTGGCTGCTGAGGGCTGAGAGGTCACAGCGACACCAGTAGCTGCCGGGCTTTGCGCTGGGGTCTCCCTTTTTGACGCTTTGTGCTGAGTTGCTCAGATCTGATCCCGTGCTTTCCTGAGACAATCCGGGCCTGCGATGGCAGTTCAGATGTCTCGGAAACCGGGAAAACTCTGTTCTTGGGAGAAACTGAAGCGACTTAAAATTTTGCAACCCAGCCTGAGAAATACTGATACTTTCAGAttgtttggggcgggggggaatgtGGCAAAGTCGTTTTGCTCGTGAAAGCTCTGTTGGCTGTTTTGGCTTGCCGTACGCTGGCGTGCAAGTACTCCAGGTGTCAGAGCTGTGCCGTGCAGTGTGTTGTGTCCATTTCCCTTATTCCCCACCGTGAAATCGGGATCTCTGTGTAAGAAACCAGCGTTTTACCTCTGAATCGTGTGCTGGGGACCTTTTGGTTGGAGGTTCCTGTTGTGGGATTAGCActagctggggggtggggggaggagcgTTGGGGAGAACGGGAGCTACGGCTTTCTGCTACGGAGAGTGTCTCTCTCCAGGATTCTTCATCAGGCTCCTCCAGGAGAAATACAGTCAGGATCTCTGCTTCCTGATCTTTGCAGACGTAGTTTTGACTGTAAATGATGGCATTGTGTCTCTGCCTATTTAGGGATGGTGTCTCCTGTGGGTTCTTGATGCTTCAGTTGTCAGGCAGGTAGACTTACGCGGGATGAATATGTAagctgcgcaggctgctctgcttGTCAGGAGGGGTATATTCTTTCTgaaaggtgtggtttttttcttttttttttttatgcttttgcttCTAGAACCCTAATGCCAATCCCAGACCCACAGCCCAGGACCTAGCCGGGTTTTGGGATCTCCTGCAGTTGTCCATTGAAGACATCAGCATGAAGTTTGATGAGCTGTACCACCTGAAAGCTAATAGCTGGCAATTGGCAGAGACACCGGAGAGAAAGGTGAGTGTGGGGCAGTTGGGAGCGGCCAGAGCACCTCACGGATGTTTCTGGGTATCAGAGGTCTATTCGTGTCTGCAGAAACAAGATCTTTAAGGCTTTTAGCATCTTGTACTTGTGCAGTGTTGTCACACAGCCTTGCGATGCACTGAGACCATTCCTCTTGAGTAACAGGGGAAACAATTTCGtacaaggggggaaaaagagtTACGATGGAGAGAGACCGGGGCGATGAGCGGTGTGTGCTTTAAGCAGTGATACAGAGGCCTCTAGTGTTACAAGCGCTGTATGAATAGGTTTTAACTATTCTTGGTGTCTGaggagtattaaaaaaaaaaaaaccaccggCTGGAACCTTTTGAAAGCGCAGCAGGGGCTGTGTCCCTGGGCCAGGCTTCCCGCCTAGGCATGAGGGTAGGAAGGAGGACGATGGCTCTGGGCAGGGCGACGTATTCAAATTTTGCAGTTCCAGATCAGTTTCAGCCTTCctgctgccggtgctgggctcTGACCTGTAGCTGGGCCAGACATAGTCTGCAAACTCTGGTCCGCTTCACAGAAGGCCTCTGTACCATGAAATGCGAAATAGCACATTTCTAGAAATCGGGGAAGCTGATTTTTGATGAGTGTCTTGCTCGAGAACTGCTTCTTTCACCTGAGTCATCAATCTCATCGCTTAGTCCCTCGTGCAAGAAGAGTCCCCACCGTATCAGAGAGTAAACTTCTgtatgtgcatttttattttatgtttgggttttttccttactGTCTCCctaaaggaagagaagaaaccaCCCCCTCCAGTGCCAAAGAAGCCAGCCAAGTCCAAATCCCAACTGAACCGGGACAAAGCCTCTGACTCGGACAAGCAGCGCCAGGAAGCTCGCAAGCGTCTCATGGCAGCCAAGCGGGCCGCCTCTGTCCGGCAGAACTCGGCCACGGAGAGCGCAGATAGCATCGAGATCTACGTACCCGAGGCACAGACCCGTCTTTGAGCAAAGGGGCAGAGGAAGGAACCGTGTGGTTTTTATAagtcattaaaaaggaaaaaaaaaaaaaaaaggttctctcTAAACTAGTGTGATTTATTCAGTCTAGAGACAATGAGCCATCCTTGAAAAGGGCTCCTGAGTTGgcttttttctctcagctttaagtaatgaagattttaaaaaaagaaaaaaagaaaaaaatacccctCGTTTTCTCACTGGCTGTGGTGTTGCTGAACGGACTGAACAGACTCCTGGAACCTCCAGCCCCTCGACTTGGAACTTCAGTCTTTTTACTCGTTCTATCTAATGAGAATTATTAGCTTGTTTACAAGAAGAGGACAAGAAAACATGAAGCCTTGAGCACTTGCCATGCtgtgttcttcctcctcctcagttcCGTTCTCCCTTCtcatcctttattttttccctcctccggCTCCCTTTATCCCACCTTTTGCATGGCTTCGTTTACCGTGTTAGAAATAACCTCTCTTCCACAGAGCTCCCGAAGAGAACACCCATTCAGTGTGTACTACTGTTGCACTCTGCTAGCAAGCAGCCTTtcttggggtttggttttttttgtttgttttgttttcctttcgaTGGGGatattggggtggggggaggacgGGGTGGGCAGGGACAGGACAGCGGGTGCGTATTCCTCTGTTTTATTGAAGTGAGAGGATGAGACAGGGTCTGTGGAATGTAATTGCGGAGTCGTTGAAACGCAGCCCCGGAAGCAAATGTGCAATAAGCTGGCGAAGGGGGAAGGGACGGCGCTTGGCTGGCTGATCCCGGGAGAGCAGGACCCCACTCCAGGCACGGGAGGGGAGCGGAAGGACCACAGAGCAACTACAGGCACGATCCACACACGcttcactttgatttttctcctcttccctttgcaAAATTCTTTTCCTTGACTTGCTTGTTGAGAAAGAAGCTGCTacactggggggtggggggggtgtacCTGTTTCCaagtgggctggggaagggggagggctTGGGGAGAGCGTGACGGTGTTTCGGGGTGGGAGGAGTGGGTTTTGTACAAAGAGGAAGGCACAGGCGGCTGGTGGTAGGCTGCCTGCctgtatgtatgtgtacatatgcacatatacacTTAGCAGTACCTGTACATTTAATTCATACACACGTATACATGCCCATGCGCACAGTGCAGACGGTGTACTTAAAAGCACCTTGGTGAGAATGGGCATATGTATAGCATATATTTTTACATGTACGATATCTAGATGTGTGTAAAAGTGTGTGTAAAAATATATACCCTGTGTGTAATCAGATGACTATTTTTTGCTTATCTCCCTGCTCTCGGGGTAGAGGAAggattgctaaatattttttagCCCATTTTCCCCTTCGTAGGTCTCCTTTTCCAGTCTGGCTTCTTGAAGCCAGAACTGCCGCCACCAAATTTTTTGCCACCTCCTCAAAATAAGCATCTGGCCCCATCCCGAGTGATcttgctggggattttttttttttttggggggttttcttttttttgtttgtttcttcacttGCTTGAAGGAGTTGGGAGATTGTGTGCTACATTGATGGGGGTGGGGGTAGAATCCCACAGACGTTTCAGCGAGGGTGTTGGTGatccagaaggcaaaaaaaaataaataaaagtgaaattctgAATGATGTCTGAGTGACCATTGTATACTGTCCAGTGTTGTTCATGCGTAGCTGATCTTAGAGATTTCTGCCCACCTACCCTAAATTCTCAAATGTGGAATTAGATTCCCATAACGTAACTCAGATTCAGCGTTGGTCTCGATCTTTGTGGGTAGAGACACTGACCCGTTGGGTTGCACTGTCAGGTTTTTGGGGAGGATTGTAAAGATGCAGTTTTAGACATCTCTAGCATTGAAACGGGGAACGGtgatttacttttattttttattttttttttttatatttactctTCAGAGACACTGACTTGTTGGGTTGCACTGTCAGGTTTTTAGGGAGGATTGTGAAGATGCAGTTTTCGACATCTCTAGCATTGAAATCGGGAatggtgaaatttttttttattttttttttttttaatatttactctTCCGCAAGcggctgaggctgctgctgggccgcaggcctggaaagctgcttttttttccagggctggcaggctgtgggcagcagccTGGCTCCCTGAGGTGTCGAATGATCTTCTTCGCTCCCTGGGGCCGAGATGGCTCCTGGTCCTGGCTCAGCCGCGCggggccccggggctgcgctcTGTGGCCGTGGCCAGGAGGGACGGAGCGGGGTGCAAGGCCGGCCCTGTGCTGCCGGGTGCCGCGGGAGAGTGTGGGGCCCTTGCCTGACGCCTTTTGTTTCCCGCCACCTTGGAGGAGAAGAACGTAACAGCCGCGAGGACAGCGGGCTGACTTACcgtagaaaaacaaagcaacaacaaaaaaataataaataaacaactGCAGTTCTGAATTCACAGCTGCCTGCGGTCTCTTGCTCTGGGGGGTGGTGTCTGCACTGGGGCCTTCAGCAGCGCCAAGATGGCTGAcggtgggggggtgggcggggctgTGCAGGGATAGGTGTGTCTGGCAGAAGTCccgcccctcctgcagccccataggCTGCGTGCCCAGGAAGTGGGGTGCTCTTGCAGGGGTGTGGTGTGCGGTGATTGGCTGGCAAGACCAGCCCCTGCCCCCGGTGGGTCACCTGTAAGTACAACAGGCCCCAGCGCCCTTTCCGTGCTCTTTGTCTCTTTTATACCTGTAGCTTTATGACTCTGTATGTTTAATCTCTACAGCTTTATAAATGTACACATACAAATTGAAATAGATGTGCATGTATACAAGTATAGAAATATACCTCtgagaaatacatatttatacgCACCTTTATATAAATAATTCCGTACACACATACATTGCATACAAATGTATGCATTGTTATACCTGGGCAGCACTTCTGGGGCCAAAGGAAGCGGGTGGCCAATCACGGGGCTGCCCGAGAACACGTGGGTATGATACAGCCAATCAGAGCTGTATGACGTCTAACAAAATGGCTGCTCCCCGGCGCAAAATGGCGGCTGAAACAAAATGGCTG is part of the Chroicocephalus ridibundus chromosome 12, bChrRid1.1, whole genome shotgun sequence genome and encodes:
- the DLGAP4 gene encoding disks large-associated protein 4 isoform X8, which produces MSSKQDTDSDTQEPSNSSCKSSERSLAECPQHNNSVGVDATTRQPAKPSQIKRNLSYGENNDPALEPSSLPPPDPWLETSSTSPSEPTQPGACRRDGYWFLKLLQAETERLEGWCRQMDQETKENNLSEEVLGKVLSAVGSAQLLMSQKFQQFHGLCEQNLNPNANPRPTAQDLAGFWDLLQLSIEDISMKFDELYHLKANSWQLAETPERKEEKKPPPPVPKKPAKSKSQLNRDKASDSDKQRQEARKRLMAAKRAASVRQNSATESADSIEIYVPEAQTRL
- the DLGAP4 gene encoding disks large-associated protein 4 isoform X6, with protein sequence MALCLELLKQCSSCLVAYKKTPPPVPPRTTSKPFISVTVQSSTESAQDTYLDSQDHKSEVTSQSGLSNSSDSLDSTRTPSVTRGSVVTPARETPELPQKNATLKSDKGTLTSEEPKVENIPKRKLSSIGIQVDCLQPVAKEEPPPPATKFQSIGVQVEDEWRNSHSRSMSSKQDTDSDTQEPSNSSCKSSERSLAECPQHNNSVGVDATTRQPAKPSQIKRNLSYGENNDPALEPSSLPPPDPWLETSSTSPSEPTQPGACRRDGYWFLKLLQAETERLEGWCRQMDQETKENNLSEEVLGKVLSAVGSAQLLMSQKFQQFHGLCEQNLNPNANPRPTAQDLAGFWDLLQLSIEDISMKFDELYHLKANSWQLAETPERKEEKKPPPPVPKKPAKSKSQLNRDKASDSDKQRQEARKRLMAAKRAASVRQNSATESADSIEIYVPEAQTRL
- the DLGAP4 gene encoding disks large-associated protein 4 isoform X7; amino-acid sequence: MYHGSSCLVAYKKTPPPVPPRTTSKPFISVTVQSSTESAQDTYLDSQDHKSEVTSQSGLSNSSDSLDSTRTPSVTRGSVVTPARETPELPQKNATLKSDKGTLTSEEPKVENIPKRKLSSIGIQVDCLQPVAKEEPPPPATKFQSIGVQVEDEWRNSHSRSMSSKQDTDSDTQEPSNSSCKSSERSLAECPQHNNSVGVDATTRQPAKPSQIKRNLSYGENNDPALEPSSLPPPDPWLETSSTSPSEPTQPGACRRDGYWFLKLLQAETERLEGWCRQMDQETKENNLSEEVLGKVLSAVGSAQLLMSQKFQQFHGLCEQNLNPNANPRPTAQDLAGFWDLLQLSIEDISMKFDELYHLKANSWQLAETPERKEEKKPPPPVPKKPAKSKSQLNRDKASDSDKQRQEARKRLMAAKRAASVRQNSATESADSIEIYVPEAQTRL